Proteins from one Fragaria vesca subsp. vesca linkage group LG6, FraVesHawaii_1.0, whole genome shotgun sequence genomic window:
- the LOC101292146 gene encoding peroxidase 29-like — MIVKELMKPIILTDPTTSAALLRLAFHDCQVDGCDASVLLREADGSSSMETESDKNFGIRKLETIDMIKTSLEQHCPQTVSCADIIQLAAREAIYLTGGPYIEILTGRRDSYSGSRELERADI, encoded by the exons ATGATTGTGAAGGAGCTAATGAAACCGATTATACTCACCGATCCCACCACTTCTGCTGCGCTTCTGAGATTGGCCTTCCACGACTGCCAAGTTGAT GGTTGTGATGCTTCAGTTCTTCTCAGGGAAGCTGACGGCAGCTCAAGCATGGAGACAGAATCAGATAAGAACTTTGGGATACGAAAGCTAGAAACGATCGATATGATCAAAACTAGCCTTGAGCAACACTGTCCTCAAACTGTTTCCTGTGCTGATATAATCCAGTTGGCCGCAAGGGAAGCTATATATCTG ACAGGAGGACCATACATTGAAATCTTGACTGGAAGACGAGACTCTTACTCCGGAAGCCGGGAACTCGAAAGAGCTGATATATAA